The following DNA comes from bacterium.
GGATACGGCCACGAACACAGCCACGAATACGGCAAGCAATACGGCCACGGACAGCGCGACGAGTACGGCCACGAACACGGCCACGAATACGGCGACGAATACAGCCACGAACACGGCGACGAACACGGCCACGCAGACGGCGACCCTGACCCCTACCTCCACCCCGACCTATACGGCCACCGTCACGCCCACCAACACCCCCTTGCCGCCGGTGACCCTGGTCTTCGAGGCCCCCTTGCCGGGGATCCTGACCGCCGGAGTGTTGAGCGATCCTTTGGTCCTTCAGGCCAAGGATTCCACCAATTCGGACGCCGTGAGGACCAGTCAATTGACGGTGAGCCTTTTGACCGACTCGACCGGGGAGGCCCGGTTCCTGGCTGCCTCGGGCGGCCCCACCATCACCGCGATCACCATGCCGGTAGGGACAAGCCCGGTCACCTTCTACTATCAGGATGCCAAGGCGGGCTTCCCCGACCTGACGGCCTCTTCTCCATCGATGACCTCCGCGGTCCTCCCGGTCACCGTCCAGGCGGCGGGATTCGCCCAACTCCAGGTCCTGGTCCCGGGTGAGGCTTCCGATCCCGGAAAGCCTACGGCCAACCCCGCCGGGCATACGGGAAGTCCAGGTTCGGTGCAGGCCGGCTATCCCTTCCCGGTCACGGTCCAAGCGGTGGACGGTTTTTTCAACCCGGTCACCACAGGAGGAACGGTCGATTGGTCCAGCGATGACCCGAACGCGGGCCTGCCGCTCCCTTCGATCCTGTCCAATGGCGCCGCGGCGGTCTCCGTTTCCCTTTATAGCCCGGGTAGCCGCCATGTCACCGCGGGAGGGGTAGGCAGCCCCGTGGCCAGCGATCCCATCCAGGTGTTGCCCGGTTCCCTGAGCACCCTCAATGTGGTGCACGGGACGCCCCTGCTCTCGACGGCCATCGGCGGACAGAGCCTCCCGGCCCTGACCTTCTATCTCACGGTCGGGAGCGGAACGGACCCGGTCTCGGTCCAGGGGATCGTCCTGCGGGCGGAGGACCAGAACGGCACCCCGCTGTCCTTCCAGGACGCCTTCCAGAACATCTGGGTCGCCTCGGGGCCGACGAGCTTGGGCATCAATGTTTCCTCCACGGCCTCCGACCTGGTCACTTTAGGGACCGCCTTGACGGTCCTGCCCGGCGCGGGGGTGCCGGTCACATTGGGCGTGGACATCGCGTCGAACCCTACCGCCTCCACGGCCAGGCTCTCGGTGGACGCGTCCACCTCCTGGGTCGCCCAGGATCCCGTCTCGAACGTCAATGTCATGACGAATTCCTTCGGGGATCCGACCGGGTTCCCGATGAAGTCCAAGGTCATGGTGTTCTCGTCGCCCGATCTGGCCAGCACCTATGGGAACTATCCCAATCCTTTCGTGGCCGGTTCGGGGAACACCACGATCCAGTTCAACCTCGAAGCGCCCGCCAAGGTGTCGCTGCTGATCTATGACGTGATGGGATCCCTGGTGAGGACCCTCTACAGGGGGACTTCGCTTCCGGCCGGCCTTCAGAACGCCAGTTGGGACGGAAGGACCGATAACGGCACGCTGGTCCTGAACGGGATCTATTACGCCCAACTGGATGTGAACGGACAGAAGCTCTTGATCAAGATCGCGGTGGTGAAATGATGACCCTCTCCTTTTTCCGGGCCTGGCGCCGTCCGTGGCTTTGGGTCCTGCTGGCCCTTTTCGCGGCGAGGGCGCAGGCCCAAACGGCGACCGGCGGGACCATTTCCCCGTTCGAACTGGGAGGATCGGCCCGGGCCTTGGGCATGGGGGATGCGGCCGGGGCCCTGACCGGGGATGGGGACGGCTTCTTCAACAACCCCGCGATCCTGGCCACGCTCAAGGAACACCAGATCCTCACCTTCCACGCGCCCCTTTTTGGGGACACCAACTATGACGCCGCGGCCTATACCCATCCCCTGGGACCGGGCAACAGTTTCGGGCTGGCCTTGGCCCGGTTGGCCGTGGACGGGGTGCCCCTGACGGAGGACAACATCCTTCCGACGGGGACCTTCACCGCCGAGGAATATCAGGCCCTCCTGGGCTATGGTTTCCGGCTGACGGATGAATGGGACCTGGGCGCCACCGTGAAATACATCCGGGAACAATTCAATACCTATGAGGGGAGCGGTGTCGGTTTGGACTTGGGCATCCTTTATCATTTCGGGAAATCGACCCGTGACTTCTCCCAACTGGGCGTGAAGAACCTGACCCTGGGGGTGGGGTTCTCCAACGTCCTGCAACCGGAAGTGCGGTTGGTGCAAACGCCCGATACCCCGGACCGGGTCCTGCGCCCGAGCCTTTCCTATCTTTTCCTGCCCCCGGGGACCCGGGACCAGCTCTGGTTGGTCCTGGAAAGCCAGGTCCCCGTGGCCGGGATGCCCGATTACCGGGGCGGTGCTGAATACGCCTGGAACGAGACGGCTTTCCTGCGGGCGGGCTTCGACGGGGTCGGCCCCACCGCGGGGGCGGGCCTGCGGATCTCCGATTTCCAGTTGGACTACGCCTTCAACCAACGGGACCTGGGAGCCCTCCACCGATTCTCCCTTTCCTACCGTTTCGACCAGGTGCGGGACAAGCTCGAGACCCAGCGGATCGACCTGTTGAAGTGGGTGGCCAAGAGCTACGATTCGTCCAACGACTATGGGCCCGCCCTCAAGGCTTGGGAGAACGTCCGGCGTGAATTTCCCGACGACAACGAATCGGCGCGGGCCCTCCAGGACCTCCAACGGCGCCGGAAGAGCGAGCTCGAAAAACAGCTTCGGGCCGCCCAGAACGCCATGGAACGCGGCGACATGGAAAGGGCGCTTCCGCTCGTGGCCCGGGCCCTGGCCCTGGACCCGAGCAACCCGACGGCCAAGGCCCTCCTGCGGCAAGTGGACCGGAAGGCCATCCTTTCCACCAATTACACCAAGGGCGTGGAGGCCTATAGCCGCGAGGATTACAAGCAGGCCATCGAATACCTCCAAGAGGTCTATGAGATCGACCCCCATTACCGGGACGTCAATTTCCTTTACCGGGACGCTCAAAGCCACTATCTTCCCCTCGAATCCATGTCCAAGGAATCCACCGAACTTTACGCCAAGGGCGTGGAGGCCTACATGAAGGGTGATTTCCGCCGGGCCGTCGATTGTTGGGGCCAGGTCATGGAGAAGAACCCCAAGAATTTCCTGGTCCGACGGAACCTGGAAGAAGCCAAGGAACGATTGAAGGAAAAGCCCTCCGCTGAAAGTCCCGCGAACCCATGAGACTTCAAGACCTCCTCTATAAGATCTATGTCCGGCTCCCCCTGGACCCGAAAAGGCGCGTCTACCGGCTGGAGGTCGAGGCGAAGGAGATCGAACTCCTCACGATCAAGGACTTCATCCAAAGGGTCTGCGACGCGGCCGGTTGCGGGACCAAGGAGATCGCCAACGTCAAGCTGGCCGTGGACGAGGCCTGTTCCAATATCGTTCGGCACGCCTACAAGGACCGGGAGGTCGGCCGGATCGTCCTGGAGATCGGCGTGGGTTACGGGGACCTCAAGATCAAGATCATCGATTTCGGGAAACCCTTCGACTTCCATTCGGTCAAGGACCCGGACCTGAACCGTTATGTGGACATCGGCCGAAAGGGCGGTCTGGGGATCTGGCTGATCAAAAAGATGATGAACGACGTCCAGTACCGTTCCTTCCCGGACCGCAACGAGCTCATCCTTTACCGCCGCCTGTCCAAGGCGCCCCCCAAGGAACTGGGGATCAAGAAAGGGAGCTATTCGGTCTCGGCCAAGTTCACCTTGGGATCGGTGGTCCTGATCTTCACCCTGATCCTCCTGGCCTATTTCCTCATCGGACAACGCCAGCAGAGCCAGGTCTACCAGCAACAGTACGAGAACGTGACGACGATCCTCCAGGCGGTCTCCGCCGAGGCGGGCATCTTCGTGGCGCACAAAAGCGACCTGGAACTGGACCGCCTCATCCATGAGGTCCTTCGTTCGGACAAGTTCAAGGTCCTTTCCTATGCTTTCGTGGTGGGGTCCGATGGAAAGTACCTGGCCCATTCGGACCTGAACCAGGTCTTCAAGACCTATCAACCCATGACGGGCATCCAGGGGGTCAAACAGCCGGGGGTCGAGGTCTTCCACCCGGCGGCGGGACTTTCCGAATATGTGGCCCCTGTCTTCTATAAGGGTCAGTGGATGGGCGAGGTCCATATCGGCGTCAGCGACCGGGCGCTCCAGGTCGTCGTGGTCCGGGCCAAGGCCGACCTGCAGAAACTGCTCCTGCTCATCGTGGTGGTGAGCGTCATCGGCCTTTATTTCCTCTCGCGCATCTTCATCAAGCCCTTCCAGAGGATCCTGGAGGGGGTCACCGCGATGAACCAGGGCGACTTCAACGTCAAGATCCAGGTGGACAGCCAGGATGAGTTCGGCCAACTCGCCGGCATCTTCAACGAGATGACGGCCAAGATCCAGGATTCCCAAAAAGGGATGATGGAGCAGGAGAGGATCCAGAAGGAAATGCAGGTGGCCCAGGAGATCCAACATACCCTGCTCCCGGGGGAATTCCCCCAGATCGAGGGTTACGAGATCGGGGCCACCTACCGGGCCGCCAAAGAAGTGGGCGGCGACTATTACGACTTCTTCTGGGTGGACCCCACGACCATGGGGATCGTGGTGGCGGACGTGTCCGGCAAGGGCGTGCCTGGATCGCTCGTCATGACCATGATCCGCACCGCCATGCGCCTGGAGGCCCGGGGGAACAAGTCGGCTTCCGACGTCCTGGCCAAGGTGAACCAGCACGTGACCAATGACATGAAAAAAGGCATGTTCGTCACGATGTTCTACATCATCCTGGACTCCCGGGACCGATCCATCAATTTCGCCAGCGCCGGCCATAACCCCATGATCCTGTTCCGCGGCAAGACCCAGGAGGTCTATTTCCTCAAGCCCAAAGGGTTCCCGGTGGGCATCGACCTCCCGGAGGAGGACATGTTCGTGAAGAACCTGGCCCTCCAGAAGGTGAGCCTGGAGAAGGACGACATCCTGGTGATCTATACCGACGGCATCACCGAGGCCATGAACCCCGAGAAGGAGCAATTCGGGGAAGAGAGGCTCATCAACGTCATCAAGGAGAACTTCAAGCTCACTCC
Coding sequences within:
- a CDS encoding FlgD immunoglobulin-like domain containing protein — protein: DTATNTATNTASNTATDSATSTATNTATNTATNTATNTATNTATQTATLTPTSTPTYTATVTPTNTPLPPVTLVFEAPLPGILTAGVLSDPLVLQAKDSTNSDAVRTSQLTVSLLTDSTGEARFLAASGGPTITAITMPVGTSPVTFYYQDAKAGFPDLTASSPSMTSAVLPVTVQAAGFAQLQVLVPGEASDPGKPTANPAGHTGSPGSVQAGYPFPVTVQAVDGFFNPVTTGGTVDWSSDDPNAGLPLPSILSNGAAAVSVSLYSPGSRHVTAGGVGSPVASDPIQVLPGSLSTLNVVHGTPLLSTAIGGQSLPALTFYLTVGSGTDPVSVQGIVLRAEDQNGTPLSFQDAFQNIWVASGPTSLGINVSSTASDLVTLGTALTVLPGAGVPVTLGVDIASNPTASTARLSVDASTSWVAQDPVSNVNVMTNSFGDPTGFPMKSKVMVFSSPDLASTYGNYPNPFVAGSGNTTIQFNLEAPAKVSLLIYDVMGSLVRTLYRGTSLPAGLQNASWDGRTDNGTLVLNGIYYAQLDVNGQKLLIKIAVVK
- a CDS encoding tetratricopeptide repeat protein, whose product is MMTLSFFRAWRRPWLWVLLALFAARAQAQTATGGTISPFELGGSARALGMGDAAGALTGDGDGFFNNPAILATLKEHQILTFHAPLFGDTNYDAAAYTHPLGPGNSFGLALARLAVDGVPLTEDNILPTGTFTAEEYQALLGYGFRLTDEWDLGATVKYIREQFNTYEGSGVGLDLGILYHFGKSTRDFSQLGVKNLTLGVGFSNVLQPEVRLVQTPDTPDRVLRPSLSYLFLPPGTRDQLWLVLESQVPVAGMPDYRGGAEYAWNETAFLRAGFDGVGPTAGAGLRISDFQLDYAFNQRDLGALHRFSLSYRFDQVRDKLETQRIDLLKWVAKSYDSSNDYGPALKAWENVRREFPDDNESARALQDLQRRRKSELEKQLRAAQNAMERGDMERALPLVARALALDPSNPTAKALLRQVDRKAILSTNYTKGVEAYSREDYKQAIEYLQEVYEIDPHYRDVNFLYRDAQSHYLPLESMSKESTELYAKGVEAYMKGDFRRAVDCWGQVMEKNPKNFLVRRNLEEAKERLKEKPSAESPANP
- a CDS encoding SpoIIE family protein phosphatase; translation: MRLQDLLYKIYVRLPLDPKRRVYRLEVEAKEIELLTIKDFIQRVCDAAGCGTKEIANVKLAVDEACSNIVRHAYKDREVGRIVLEIGVGYGDLKIKIIDFGKPFDFHSVKDPDLNRYVDIGRKGGLGIWLIKKMMNDVQYRSFPDRNELILYRRLSKAPPKELGIKKGSYSVSAKFTLGSVVLIFTLILLAYFLIGQRQQSQVYQQQYENVTTILQAVSAEAGIFVAHKSDLELDRLIHEVLRSDKFKVLSYAFVVGSDGKYLAHSDLNQVFKTYQPMTGIQGVKQPGVEVFHPAAGLSEYVAPVFYKGQWMGEVHIGVSDRALQVVVVRAKADLQKLLLLIVVVSVIGLYFLSRIFIKPFQRILEGVTAMNQGDFNVKIQVDSQDEFGQLAGIFNEMTAKIQDSQKGMMEQERIQKEMQVAQEIQHTLLPGEFPQIEGYEIGATYRAAKEVGGDYYDFFWVDPTTMGIVVADVSGKGVPGSLVMTMIRTAMRLEARGNKSASDVLAKVNQHVTNDMKKGMFVTMFYIILDSRDRSINFASAGHNPMILFRGKTQEVYFLKPKGFPVGIDLPEEDMFVKNLALQKVSLEKDDILVIYTDGITEAMNPEKEQFGEERLINVIKENFKLTPAEFVEKLNEAIAQFTRGAEQNDDITVVAIKEKMKVDQVQFKFRKKLLDLVEKKGVSVAEACRQMNTSTNTYYRLKKIFDEQGKSGLKSAKRKKRVELRELSLIQQQAVMAVIKRNPGFGPPKIAEALRKGESPLKVESRFISEFLERKGLSDFKARLAISDAPGAELLALEEERSKPPVRRKKKRPRKKKAVALAEPAVMGGADAVLRSPEPSSGPGKAAPVEPGPGPVGDVDSVRPESNNETP